In Gimesia panareensis, the genomic window CGATCGCGTGCCCCATCAGGCCCATGGTGATCATCTTGGTCCGACCCACGGTGGTGCCCCAGCGTCGGGTGTAGATGCGGATGAAGAAGGCAGAGATCGCGTATCCAAGGAAGAAGGTACCGATCCCACCCAGATGCCGGTGCGAGACAAAGCGAGTCAAAAAGACGCTGATGACCGTGAAGCTGAGTCCCATCATGATGGCGACGAGCATGACCTGGCCGGGCCAGTAGCGAAACAGGAGCTGGTGTGCAGCCGGAGTGACCTGTGGCCTGCGATGGACGTCGTCATGGGTCACATACAGCACGATGAGTAAGTAGCAGAATCCCAGAAAAGCAGGGATACCGAACAGGGCGTAGAACTGTGCATTCCCGGCGGGAAGCCAGCGCAACATGATGTCACTGACCTGTGTCCCCAGAATCATGCCGACAAACCCGCTGCTTCCCAGGCTGCCGATGACTTCGGTACGGCGGTGATGCGGGACTTTCTGCTGGATATGCACGACAGAGCAGGTAAACATTCCCGCAATTCCGGTCGCAAAACACATCCGGAGTGCAAAGATCTCCCAACCCAGATTCCGGCAGAGTGTCATTCCTCCGGCACCGACGACAAAGATGGCTGCGGAAAGTGCCCAGAGTGTTCTAACCCCGTAGCGGTCGATGCCCTGTCCCAGGAAAAAGCGGGCAATCAAGGCGACAAAGACGCCGCAGCTGACAATATCTCCGACCAGTTCTTCGTTACCGCCCAGGTAAGTGACCAGGTCGGCAAAACGGAATGTGATCGCGTTTGCGGTCACTAACAGCACGTTGGCCAGGTAACAGAACCAGAACAGCCGGTTGTATATCGGTTCCTCTTCATCGGAGGGAATAACAGGGGTGATAGACATTCGTTTAAATTCAAGTTAAGACAGATTGCCGTTGAAAGTACCAGTAATTCTTCCGGAAACATAATGTTTCCGCTCACAATTCAGGATCAGGTTGTCTGATTCGGCGGGATCAGCCTGGGTGCCCTGCAAGCATCTTGTGAGGCTGTCTGGCGGGTTCACAACTGCAAGACACGCTCAGGTATCTCCAAGTTCGTGAATTTGAGGGGAGTCGCGACTTTCGTCCTGGCAGAGTGGCACGGATGTCAAAAGTCCGCCACGCCCATGCCTGCATTTTAGCAGAGTGATGTGTATCCGTCTAAGGGAGAATTGTTAAACTTTCGCGGAGGTTCGCGGGAAAGCAGAAATTCTCCGGGGGCAGGCTGCGATTTAAAGCGTTACTGAAGTGCACAGGCTCTGGTATTGCTGTATTTATCCGCCAAAAGCACTATAGCGGCGGATTCCCCGCTGGAAGGCGATGCGATTCAGAGAAAACAGGACCACGATCCAGACAATTTCAATGGACAATTCGATGATTAGTTCCTGATGGGTATATTTACCTAGAATCACCGTGCCGGGGAAATAGGCCAGATATTTGAACGGGAGCATCTGCATCCACTGGCTCAGCGGTTCCGGGAAGAGGTCCAGGGGGATCATGTGGCCGGAGAGAAAGTAGTTGAGCATCATATAGATAAAGATCAGCGAGCTGACTTCCAGGAACCAGAAGGAGATCAGTCCGATGAGTGATTCAATCAGAAAGCCGACGAGGAAGGCCATCAGGAGTGACAGCACCCAGACAAAAATAGTAAATGCATCCGGCCAGCCCGAGAAGTAATCACGACAGAGGTAGAAGAGCAGAATAAACGGTCCCAGAGCGACCATATAGTAGACCAGCTTATGGGCCATGCGGGCCCAGAAGAGATATCCCAGCATATCGATCGGCTGGATCAGATATTTTTTGATGGTCCCGTCCCGCACATCATTGGCAATGCCGTTGGCCAGCCCGGGCATACTGGAGAAGGCACGCCCCACCATCACGAGCAGGTAGTAGGCGACCATTTCCTGATAGTTGTAGCCTTTGATGCTGCTGACCGGTTTACTGGTGTGGATGCCGTAAATGGCGCCCCACAGGAAGATCTGAGTGACGATTGGCAGGAAGCGGACGAAGGTCGCGAAGACGAAATCTCCCCGGTACACCAGTCGTTCTTCGATGGATGTTTTGAGGATGATCCAATTGGTCCGCAGGCTGGCGATCATGGTTGTCTGTTGAAAAGTGTGGGGTTGTACTTTCAGCCGGATTATTCGGTTGCTGATGGTTCCAGGCTCTGTTCCCGCTGGAGAGCGGCCGTCTCTTTTTGTTCGGTGAAGACTTCCGCAATCACTTCTTCGAGCGGGCGTTCCTGTACGCCGACATCGAGTATCCGGTATTTCGCGAGCAGGCTGGAGAGGATCTCCGGAATTTTATTCCGAGGGACTTTCAGTTTGACACGCGGCGCTTCGTTCTCCAGGACTTCACCCCATTGGGAGAAGTCGCGAGGCATGTCATCGCCGTCAAACTGCACGTCCATGATTTTATAATTGCTGAAGCGGTCGAGAATGTCGCTCAGGGGGCCGTCATGCTTGATGCTTCCCTGGTTGATGATGATGGCCCGTTTACAGAGGGCTTCTACATCTTTCATGTAATGACTGGTGAGTACGACCGTCGTTTTCTGTTCGTTCTGGTAGTATTTCAGAAATTCCTGCACGCGGCGCTGCGAGACGACATCCAGCCCGATGGTCGGTTCATCCAGCAGGAGGACGTCGGGACGGTGCAACAGGGCGGCGATGAGTTCCATCCGCATCCGCTCACCGAGGGAGAGTTCACGCACGGGTTGACCAATCAGGTGTTTGACTTCCAGCAGACTGGTGAGCTCATCGATGCGGCGGTCGTACTGTTGGGGATCGATGCGGTAGATCTCTTTGTGCAGGCGGAACGATTCCTGGGCGGGGAGGTCCCACCAGAGCTGGTTCTTCTGGCCCATGACGAGGGAGAAGCGGCGACGGTATTCATTTTCCCGTTTCCAGGGGACATGTCCGAGGACGGTGGCTTCGCCGGCGGAGGGAAAGATCAGGCCGGAAAGCAGCTTGAGGGTTGTGGTTTTGCCGGCTCCATTGGGGCCGAGAAAGGCGACGATTTCCCCCTGCTCGATCGTGAAACTGACATCGGTGACCGCGTGAACGGTTTTATGATCGCGCTTCCAGAGCCCTTTCAAAGAGGCAAAAACCCCTTCGTTTTTCTGGTAGACTTTGTATGTTTTCTCGAGATTTCTGACGACGATGGCATTCATGCCCTCATCTTACGGTACCTGTTGCGATGGGTCGAGCGACAAATACTGCGATTCAGAAAAAACAAACAGGCAAGGCTGTTTTGATCCAAGTCCGGTATGTCAGAGAGGTTCTTTTGCCAGTTCTGCACGGATCTGACAGGCGATCAGCGGATCGCACATGGCGGCTGTGGCCAGATGCGTCGCCTGGGCACCGGCTTCGAGAAACTGCCTGACATCCTGAACAGAACTGATGCCCCCGCAGGAGATCAGCTGTGTTTGATTGCTGTCCGGCGGTAATTCTGAGAGCAGCCGTCGGAAGAGTTGCAGCTGATGCAGAGAGGCTTCCCGGGTGGCAGAGCCGCAGATGCCTCGCTGTTCTCCATTAAATAACAGGGTTCCATCTGCATCAGTAACGGTTGTCGCGACACTGTTGGTCATCACGATTCCTGAGGCATACGGTGTCACTGCTTCCAGAAAAGTGCGGGCTACGTTTTCTTGAGTCAGATGTCCGATTTTGATCAGGTAGGGAGTCTCGCCGATGGCAGCCCGGACCCGGCTGGCGACCAGGGCTGCGGCTTCGGGCTGCTGATAGAGCTGGCCGTCGCGGGTGCAGACATTGGGACAGGAAAAATTGGTTTCGATACAGTCGGCTCCGCTTTCCAGGGCCCAGCGGGCGCAGAGGGCATAATCATTGGCGAGGTCATCCAGAGACCAGCCAGGCTGCAGGCTGCCCACCACGGAGACCGACAGAATTTTCTCCGCGGGCAACAGGCGACGCGTTTGTGCGATATCCTCGCGCCAGGTTTCGGGGGCTGCAGAAGGCATACCGAATGAGACGGCCCAACTGCCCTGCATCTGGTCGGTGAGCGTGACCTGTGATTCCCGTCCTGTCATGGAGGAGACAGTCACTGGTTGCAGATTGGGTAGCGGGTAGCATTCCCGTGCTGTGGAGCGGACCGTTTTGTAGGTTAACACATCGAAGCCCAGGCTGGCGTAATACCGGACCCATTTGCCGTTGAGCAGGGGGCCGGCAGGGATACCGAGCGGAGAGGGGACCGGTAGCCCACAGAAAGCCCAGTCTCCCGGAACATCCGGGATCTCGAGTTCAACCGGATCGGGGGCGTGGTCGTAGTTCCACTGGTAAGTCTGTAGTCGATCGTAGTGTGGCAGGGAAGAGGGGTTCTGCATCAGAAAACCTGAGGGTACCGGACAGCGAATGAAAAAAGCTCCGACCCCTGAACAGGGATCGGAGCAGTGGAGGGGAAATCAGTTCCAGGGATTTTAACGTTGGACGGTGTTCATATTCTTGAGCACGTTCATGTAGTCGACCGTGATATTCAGGATTTCATCGTTGTAGAAATCCTTTTTGAAGATATCCTTGTCGGCTGCACTGTCCTTCTTCTCTTCTTCTTCCTTTTTCTTCTTCTCTTTCTCTTCTTTGTCTTTGTCGTTCGACATTTCTTTACGTCGTGTGGCTTCGACCAGAGAGATTGTTTTCTGATTTTTCTTTTTCAGGTACTTGTCGATTTCTTCCTGGGTTTCTTTGAAGTCCTTGTCAGCGACAACACGTTTTGTGCTGGCCTGCTTCAACTGATCCAGGATTTTCGGACTGACCATCCCGAGTGACTCGTGAGGAGCGACTTCGGTTTTGTCAAACTCCATGGCATCATCCAGGAAGGATTCTCCCAGGTCCATGTTGTCGATCAGAGACGGGAGTACGATATCGGAGCGGACGCCCCGGTTCTGAGTACTGTCTCCGTTGACGCGGTAGAACTGGTTAATGGTCAGTTTCAGGGCGCCCAGATCCTGGCCTTTGAGGAAGCTGAACATCTGGTTGGAAACCGGCATCACGTTCTGGACGGTCCCTTTACCGTGTGTCGTGGTATCACCGATGATGAGGCCACGTTTGTAGTCTTTAATGACGCCGGCAAAGATCTCGGAAGCAGAAGCGGAGAGGCGGTTACAGACCACAACCAGCGGACCGGTGTAAACAGCGCCCGGTTCGACATCGCTGTGGATTTTGCGTTCGCCGTCCATCTGCTTCACCTGCACGACAGGTCCTTCGTCGACAAACAGGCCGGAGACTTCGATGGCTTCGCTGAGAGCACCACCACCGTTGAATCGCAGGTCAATGATGATCCCGTCAACGCCACCCTGATCGCGGAAGTCGTAGAGGACCTTGCGGACATCGCGGGCCGTACTCTTGAAGTTTTCATCACCCCGCTGTGCGCCGCGGAAATCACGGTAGAACGAAGGAATGCTGATCACACCGATGCGTCCGGTCTGACCGGGGAGCCGTTCTCCGGTTTCAATGATCTTACCTTTGACTTCCGAAGTGCTGAGTTCGATCTTTTTACGGGTCAGCTTATAAACTTCGATCGCATTGTTTTTCTCTTTCTTGACACGCAGCTGGACGATGGTCCCCCGCTTGCCGCGGATGTAACGTACGACTTTGCTGAGTTTCATTTCGACCACGTCTACAAACTCGCCGTCTTCCTGGGCCACGCCGACGATTTTATCGCCTGCTTTGAGGCGACCGTCTGCATCAGCAGCACCACCGGGGACGATTTCGGCAACGACGGTGTAGCCATCTTCCGAACGAAGTGCCGCACCGATCCCATCGAGGCTGAGTTCCATGCTGATCCGGAAGTCTTCCAGTGTCTGGGGAGACATGTAGCTGGAGTGAGGATCGAAACAGTGAGTCAGGGCACTGAGGTACATTTCGAGTTTCTCAGGTTTTTCGGTCTGAGACATGGTACGGAGGTTGTTGCGATAACGTTTGTGTAACTGCTCGCGTGCTTTGGCGAGTTCGGTGTCTTCCAGAATCAGGTTGAGCAGATCGTACTTGACCCGTTTTCTCCAACGCTCGTTCATCTCGTTCTGATCTTTGGCGAAATCGAGATCCTTGGCATCGACGACGATCGATTCATCCACGGTGAAGTCGTGATCGACATCAACGAGCTGCTGAGCGTAGTCCATGCGTTCCTGGAGACGCTGCAGATACAGGTTAAATGCATCATAGGCAAAGCTGACATCGCCGACCGCCAGTTTGTCATCCAGCTGTGTCTTGTCCGCTTCGAAGTGTTCGATATCAGATTGATAGAAGTAAAGTTTTTGCGGATCGAGCTGCTTAATGAAGCGCTTCATCAGCTTTTGTGAGATTTCGTCATTGATCGGTTTGCCGCTGATATGGAAACGACTGACCATGGCACAGACGCGTTTGGCAGTGACAGAGTCATTCGAGGAGTCAGCGACAGCGGCCTGCTGAGCAAAGATTGCCGTTCCCAGCAGGAGTACCATGCAGAGGCTGAGAGCAGCGGCTGCTTTTGAGGGAGGATTTAACTTCATAAGTTTCGTCCGTTATCTGAATTTCATGTGAAAGAGAAAGCATCAGTGAAGCCGACATGACACCGGGAATTCACTTATGTAAGCCATTTGATATTATAGGATCTCTGAAAACAGGACAAGGTGACATTTTCATGTGAGGCACTTCCGAATCTGCATGACAGAGGCTGGTTTATTGAAACATCCCTCTCGGACAGGAAATTCCAGTGAACCAGCAAGCCAGTGGAAATTAATACGTGTCCCGCGGCAGATTTGTTGGTCAAACCTGGGCGGAATCTTTGCTGAAAGGAAATGTCCTCCCACTCACGATCAGGTTCACTTTGATTCCGTCAACCAGCGTCCATGAACCTGCGGCAGTGTGGATGCTGTAAGTTGTTTAGTATCAGATTGTTGTGCTGATGGTGCCGGGTTTACTTCCCCGGCTGCAGCAACTGTCCCAACAGCGAGATACAGTCCTTCCATTGGGCCTGGAATTCCTCGGAATCGACCGGGTGCCCTGAAATCAGTTGCGCCAACTGGGGCAGCGTGGCAGGGAAAAAGACCAGGGCAGTACAGATCAGCATCAGGCAGACGGGATCAAAATCATCGGAAATGATGCCCTCTTCCTGTGACTTTTTGAGTCGATTAATGTGGTTCTGGTAATACTCCCGTCGCCAGGGCTCGTCGATGATCGGAGCGCCGTTGTTCTGCTGTGCTTCGTTGAGCAGCACGCGAACGTAATTCTGATCGCGGAGGTTTTCCTCGAAGTAATATTGTAGAATTTCGCTGATGTTGACCGGGATCTTTTCGACCGTGTCACTCCGCTCCTGGAGTTTGTTTTGCAGTGCCGCCTCGAACAGGCCCCGTTTATCGTTGAAATAGCGATAGATCAGCGATTTGTTGAAATTGGCCTCGCGGGCCACTGCTTCGATCCGGGCTCCATCCACGCCCCGTTCCGCGAACTCCTCAATTGCCGCTTTGAGAATGGCTTCCTGAGAGGTGACTTCTTTTTTAGGCGTATCGGTCGATGACATCTTCGCTCCATTCCTGACGGGCTACGAGAGTATAGCTGGTGCGCCTGCTGCTGTGAAGATTCCCAAAACGGGGGAACGAATTGTTTACTGATTCTGATTGATCTTTTTCGCCAGTTTTTTGTTGAAATCATAAATCAGAGTCTGTAGCATACGTATTGTAACGGTAACGTTACCGGTTATCCAATCTTTTCAAGACAAAAAATTGTTTGAATTCCGTTCATATATTTACTGAACGGGAGGTTATTCACTTTAGACCATGACACGTCCTTAATTTGATACGAATCTGTATCACTCTCGATGGCTGAAATCCGTGGTGGTTTCCAGTAACGGAAACCAGCTGCATTTAATACTTCAATTCTGTTTTAAAAGAATGTCTGGAAAGCGAGTTTCGCTGTTTGTCTGCGGTCTGGTTGAATACTGCGACCCGAAAGCAAATCGCATCCTCTCTTCCCGTCTGAGTGACATGGAATTACCAGAACCGGTTTTGAAAATCGGTGTTCGATAATTTTTCAGGCACATTTCATACTTTTACGGAACTACGAGGAGTAACGCTATGGTATGTCGTCAACCTCTGAAGCGAGGATTCACCCTCATCGAGTTGCTGGTCGTAATCGCCATCATTGCGATTCTGATTGCTCTGTTGCTCCCGGCGGTGCAGCAGGCCCGGGAAGCGGCTCGTCGAACGCAGTGCAAGAACAACGTGAAACAGTTCGGCCTGGCAATGCATAACTACCATGAAGCGCACAGCACGTTTCCTTTGGGGACAAGCGTGAATTTCAATACTTCTTCGGGCGGTGGGAATTTCATCTCGAACGGGATCGTGATGATGCTGCCGTATTTTGATCAGACGAACCTCTCGAATCTCTATAATCAGACCAAGGCTTGGGAAAATCAGTCTGCAGCAGCAGCCCGTACCGTAGTGCCGACCTTTGTCTGTCCCTCGAATGTCGGGCCGAATCCGATTTCAGACTCCGCCCTGGGGGCACTCAGTCTGCCCGTGGGAAGTACCTTCGGGATTACCACCTATGCTCTGTGTCGCGGATCGAATATCGGCTGGTGTAATACCAGTAGTCATCCCAGTAATGTGAAGGGCATGTTTGATCTGAACCGTGGCGCCAAGATGCGGGATATCCTGGACGGTTCGAGCAATACCATCGCAATGGGGGAAGCGGGGACCGGTCCTCAGTTTATCCTGTGTGAAGGTCAGGGCTGTAACACGGCTCCTTCAACTAAAGTGGAAGCCTCGCAGGCCTGGATCGTGGCACAGCCGCCGAACACTGATTTTAAATCTGTACTGGGTCCCCGGGCGAGTATCTTTGGCAGTACGGCTGATCGGATCAACAAGACCTACACAACCGAAACACTGATTGACCTGGGGAACTATTCCACCTGCTCACTGAGCGGCGCAGACGCGACCAGTAATTTCCGCAGTCAGCATATCGGCGGTTGTCATTTTCTCTATGCGGACGGCTCCGTGCATTTCATCAGCGAGAATGTCGACCTGGGAACCTATCAGGCACTCTCCACTACTCATGGAAGCGAAGTGGTCGAGACTCCGTAAGGTTCCTGTAGCCGTCTGTCGAAGTTGTATGCGACACTGAGATCCAGCGCTCTGTCAGGGAGAATATGATTCAGCAACAGCCTTACGTTTCTGATGTCAGCGCGCCTGCAGTTACGCAGGCGCTGACTGAATTGACGGCAGCCGCTCCGACCATTCGGCTCTCGATTCAGGAGCGGATGCGGTTAACCCGGGAATGTCTGCAGTCTCTTTCCGCTGCGGCGCGGGAGTGGGTTGAACTATCCTGCCAGGCCAAACGGATTCCGGAAGGGAGCACGGTCCGCGCGGAAGAGGTGCTGGCCGGGCCGGTTTCGGTGGCTCGTTTTCTGCAGGTGCTGCTGCTCAGCCTGAAGTCGATCGAACAGACGGGGCAGCCACCACTTTCCGGGAGACCGGTTCTTTCAGGGACAGGTCACAGGCGGGTTCCCGTCTTTCCCGCTTCGGGCATGTTTGATTCGCTGGTCTTTTTCGGTCTGAAAGCGGAGGCGTGGCTCAAGCAGGCGGATCCGGACGGGGGACTGTTCGATCTGTCTGTGTTAGAGAAGTCTGCTGTAGACGGATCTGCGCTGCCCTTGACCCTCGTGCTGGGGGCCGGGAATGTTTCTGCGATTCCTGCGACCGACGTGCTGACCAAAATCCTGCAGGATGGGGAACGGGTTCTGTTGAAAATGAATCCGGTGAATGAGTACCTGCAGCCGGTATTCGAGCAGGCCTTTCAGCCACTGATTTCGGCAGGGCTGCTACGGATTGTTTGTGGAGACGGCAGGATCGGGGCGGCGCTGGTAGAGCATCCTGCTGTCGAACGCATTCATATTACCGGTTCGACTCAGACCCACGATGCGATCGTCTGGGGAAATACTGCTGAGGAGCGGAGCAGGCGGAAGGAGCAGAATCAGCCTTGCCTGCAGGTGCCGATTACCAGCGAACTGGGGAATATCTCTCCCTGGATTGTGGTGCCTGGCAACTATTCGGAAAAGCAACTGCGGTTTCAGGCTGAGAACGTAGTCGCTTCGATTGTGAATAATGCTTCCTTCAACTGCCTGGCGACGAAATTGATTGTCACTGCTGCCAACTGGAAACAACGCGATCATTTTCTGGCATTGATTGAACAACGCCTGTCGGAAATTCCGCCGCGGTATGCCTATTACCCGGGGGCAGCTGCCCGCTGGGAACGCTTTGCCGGGGAGACTCCCTCTGATGAAAATTATCTGCCCTGGAAGCTGATTCGAAATGCCGATCCCCGCGAGACTCCCCATCTGTTTCAGGAAGAATCTTTCGTCTGTGTCTGTGCAGAAACTGCACTTGGGGCCGATTCCCCAACCGAATTTCTGGAACGGGCAGTCACGTTTGTGAATCAGGATGTGTGGGGGACGCTGTGTGCCACGATCACAGTGCCGAATGAATTTCGCAAGCAGCAGGCGAATCAGCTGGAGCAGGCAATCGCCCGATTGAATTATGGGGCGGTGGCCGTCAACCACTGGCCGGCGTTGAACTACGCCTTCATGACGACCCCCTGGGGAGGGGCTCCCGGGGGAGATTTACGGGATGTTGTCAGCGGGATCGGAAATGTGCACAACACGTATTTTCTGTCAGACGTGGAAAAGACCGTTCTCTGCGGGCCTCTGACGCTGATTCCTTATCCGGTCTGGTTTCCCTCGCATCCGCATTCGGAGGCGGTGGGCTGGCGCCTGCTGGATTTGTATACACAACCTTCTATGGGCGGTCTCATGCGGGTCGGACTGTCTGTGGTGAAGCCTTAATTTTCTACTTTCATTTCAATACGGATTTCCTGCCATGCATGTTTTGTCATTCCGGGTCAACAGAGTGTTCGCTGTGACCGTACTGTTCCTGTTGAGCGAAATCGTGATGACTGCCACTTGCACCTCGGCTGTGGCTGCTGGGGCGCGACAACTCAAACCGGCTACATACACTTTTGCTCCCGGACCGGACTTCCAGTTTGAATTCCAGTCGCGGCTGATCGAAGCGGTACCCGGTGATGTGCTGGAATTGAAAGCGGGAACCTATCATCTGCACTCGGGGCTGAATCTGGTGACAGATAACGTCACGATTCGTGGAGCCGGCCAGGACAAGACGATTCTCTCCTTCAAAAAACAGCGTGACGGCAGCTTTGGCCTGTTGGCCAGCGGCGATAACCTGGTACTGGAAAATTTTGCGGTCGAGGACACGAGTCACAACGCGATCAAGGTGCTGGGGGCTGAGAATGTGACGTTTCGTGGAGTCCGAACCGAGTGGACGGGCGGTCCTAAAACGACCAACGGTGCCTATGGGCTCTACCCGGTGCAGTGCAAAAACGTGCTGATCGAAGACTGTATTGCCATCGGTGCCGCGGATGCGGGGATCTATGTGGGACAGTCGACGGACGTTGTCGTGCGTAACAGCCGGGCCGAAGCGAATGTGGCGGGGATCGAGATTGAGAATACGATCAATGCCGACGTGTATGATAACGAGGTGACGAATAACACCGGTGGACTGCTGGTATTCGATCTGCCGGGACTGCCTCAGAAGAACGGGCGGCACGTGCGGGTCTTTAGGAATCAGATATTCAAAAACAATCTGGCGAACTTTGCCCCCAAGGGGAATATGGTCGCCTCCGTACCCGCCGGTTCGGGAGTGCTGATCATGGCGACCGATGAGGTCGAAGTGTTCGAGAACCGAATCGAGGACAATCGCTCGTTCAGTGTGTCTGTCGTCAGTTTTCTGATTTACGGCAAGAAGCTGAAAGACCAGCATTATGATCCTTATCCAGAGCAGGTTTACATTCACGATAACATGATCAAAGGGGGAGGCACCGATCCGGACGGCGAACTGGGCCTGTTATTGAAATCAATTGTGGGGACGCCGCTGCCTGCGATTGTGTATGACGGTGTGACCGCACCCCGGAAAGCGGACGGGCAGAGCCTGACGCTGGCGAACAACGGTGAAGTCGGGTTTTTGAATATTGATTTCAGCAACCTGACGCCGGAGAACATTGCTGCGGGAAAATACCGTCCCAGTGCGGATGTGACACCTTATAGAGGGACCGGAGTGGCACTCAAACCGGTCGCGCTGAAGCCGCATGGAGCTCCTGAACCCTCTCGAAATACAACTTTGAATGTGTATTACGATGCCCCGCGAAAGCTGTCCGAGTTGAAACTGTTTCAGGGAAACGGCGTTTCACAGCAGCCGGCCAGCGATGTGATTCCTTATGATTTAA contains:
- a CDS encoding MFS transporter, producing the protein MSITPVIPSDEEEPIYNRLFWFCYLANVLLVTANAITFRFADLVTYLGGNEELVGDIVSCGVFVALIARFFLGQGIDRYGVRTLWALSAAIFVVGAGGMTLCRNLGWEIFALRMCFATGIAGMFTCSVVHIQQKVPHHRRTEVIGSLGSSGFVGMILGTQVSDIMLRWLPAGNAQFYALFGIPAFLGFCYLLIVLYVTHDDVHRRPQVTPAAHQLLFRYWPGQVMLVAIMMGLSFTVISVFLTRFVSHRHLGGIGTFFLGYAISAFFIRIYTRRWGTTVGRTKMITMGLMGHAIGHTILPSITQEWQLIGPSILCGFGHALLFPAVVSLGTESFPPQYRGTGTTIVLGFFDAGAIIFAPILGGIIDNWGFYPMFYTSASVMTLTATVYTLTANHSLGKDAAAPVQKQELCTALDDSGD
- a CDS encoding ABC transporter permease, whose amino-acid sequence is MIASLRTNWIILKTSIEERLVYRGDFVFATFVRFLPIVTQIFLWGAIYGIHTSKPVSSIKGYNYQEMVAYYLLVMVGRAFSSMPGLANGIANDVRDGTIKKYLIQPIDMLGYLFWARMAHKLVYYMVALGPFILLFYLCRDYFSGWPDAFTIFVWVLSLLMAFLVGFLIESLIGLISFWFLEVSSLIFIYMMLNYFLSGHMIPLDLFPEPLSQWMQMLPFKYLAYFPGTVILGKYTHQELIIELSIEIVWIVVLFSLNRIAFQRGIRRYSAFGG
- a CDS encoding ABC transporter ATP-binding protein translates to MNAIVVRNLEKTYKVYQKNEGVFASLKGLWKRDHKTVHAVTDVSFTIEQGEIVAFLGPNGAGKTTTLKLLSGLIFPSAGEATVLGHVPWKRENEYRRRFSLVMGQKNQLWWDLPAQESFRLHKEIYRIDPQQYDRRIDELTSLLEVKHLIGQPVRELSLGERMRMELIAALLHRPDVLLLDEPTIGLDVVSQRRVQEFLKYYQNEQKTTVVLTSHYMKDVEALCKRAIIINQGSIKHDGPLSDILDRFSNYKIMDVQFDGDDMPRDFSQWGEVLENEAPRVKLKVPRNKIPEILSSLLAKYRILDVGVQERPLEEVIAEVFTEQKETAALQREQSLEPSATE
- a CDS encoding beta/alpha barrel domain-containing protein is translated as MQNPSSLPHYDRLQTYQWNYDHAPDPVELEIPDVPGDWAFCGLPVPSPLGIPAGPLLNGKWVRYYASLGFDVLTYKTVRSTARECYPLPNLQPVTVSSMTGRESQVTLTDQMQGSWAVSFGMPSAAPETWREDIAQTRRLLPAEKILSVSVVGSLQPGWSLDDLANDYALCARWALESGADCIETNFSCPNVCTRDGQLYQQPEAAALVASRVRAAIGETPYLIKIGHLTQENVARTFLEAVTPYASGIVMTNSVATTVTDADGTLLFNGEQRGICGSATREASLHQLQLFRRLLSELPPDSNQTQLISCGGISSVQDVRQFLEAGAQATHLATAAMCDPLIACQIRAELAKEPL
- a CDS encoding carboxy terminal-processing peptidase, translating into MKLNPPSKAAAALSLCMVLLLGTAIFAQQAAVADSSNDSVTAKRVCAMVSRFHISGKPINDEISQKLMKRFIKQLDPQKLYFYQSDIEHFEADKTQLDDKLAVGDVSFAYDAFNLYLQRLQERMDYAQQLVDVDHDFTVDESIVVDAKDLDFAKDQNEMNERWRKRVKYDLLNLILEDTELAKAREQLHKRYRNNLRTMSQTEKPEKLEMYLSALTHCFDPHSSYMSPQTLEDFRISMELSLDGIGAALRSEDGYTVVAEIVPGGAADADGRLKAGDKIVGVAQEDGEFVDVVEMKLSKVVRYIRGKRGTIVQLRVKKEKNNAIEVYKLTRKKIELSTSEVKGKIIETGERLPGQTGRIGVISIPSFYRDFRGAQRGDENFKSTARDVRKVLYDFRDQGGVDGIIIDLRFNGGGALSEAIEVSGLFVDEGPVVQVKQMDGERKIHSDVEPGAVYTGPLVVVCNRLSASASEIFAGVIKDYKRGLIIGDTTTHGKGTVQNVMPVSNQMFSFLKGQDLGALKLTINQFYRVNGDSTQNRGVRSDIVLPSLIDNMDLGESFLDDAMEFDKTEVAPHESLGMVSPKILDQLKQASTKRVVADKDFKETQEEIDKYLKKKNQKTISLVEATRRKEMSNDKDKEEKEKKKKEEEEKKDSAADKDIFKKDFYNDEILNITVDYMNVLKNMNTVQR
- a CDS encoding TetR/AcrR family transcriptional regulator yields the protein MSSTDTPKKEVTSQEAILKAAIEEFAERGVDGARIEAVAREANFNKSLIYRYFNDKRGLFEAALQNKLQERSDTVEKIPVNISEILQYYFEENLRDQNYVRVLLNEAQQNNGAPIIDEPWRREYYQNHINRLKKSQEEGIISDDFDPVCLMLICTALVFFPATLPQLAQLISGHPVDSEEFQAQWKDCISLLGQLLQPGK
- a CDS encoding DUF1559 domain-containing protein; the encoded protein is MVCRQPLKRGFTLIELLVVIAIIAILIALLLPAVQQAREAARRTQCKNNVKQFGLAMHNYHEAHSTFPLGTSVNFNTSSGGGNFISNGIVMMLPYFDQTNLSNLYNQTKAWENQSAAAARTVVPTFVCPSNVGPNPISDSALGALSLPVGSTFGITTYALCRGSNIGWCNTSSHPSNVKGMFDLNRGAKMRDILDGSSNTIAMGEAGTGPQFILCEGQGCNTAPSTKVEASQAWIVAQPPNTDFKSVLGPRASIFGSTADRINKTYTTETLIDLGNYSTCSLSGADATSNFRSQHIGGCHFLYADGSVHFISENVDLGTYQALSTTHGSEVVETP
- a CDS encoding aldehyde dehydrogenase family protein, with the protein product MIQQQPYVSDVSAPAVTQALTELTAAAPTIRLSIQERMRLTRECLQSLSAAAREWVELSCQAKRIPEGSTVRAEEVLAGPVSVARFLQVLLLSLKSIEQTGQPPLSGRPVLSGTGHRRVPVFPASGMFDSLVFFGLKAEAWLKQADPDGGLFDLSVLEKSAVDGSALPLTLVLGAGNVSAIPATDVLTKILQDGERVLLKMNPVNEYLQPVFEQAFQPLISAGLLRIVCGDGRIGAALVEHPAVERIHITGSTQTHDAIVWGNTAEERSRRKEQNQPCLQVPITSELGNISPWIVVPGNYSEKQLRFQAENVVASIVNNASFNCLATKLIVTAANWKQRDHFLALIEQRLSEIPPRYAYYPGAAARWERFAGETPSDENYLPWKLIRNADPRETPHLFQEESFVCVCAETALGADSPTEFLERAVTFVNQDVWGTLCATITVPNEFRKQQANQLEQAIARLNYGAVAVNHWPALNYAFMTTPWGGAPGGDLRDVVSGIGNVHNTYFLSDVEKTVLCGPLTLIPYPVWFPSHPHSEAVGWRLLDLYTQPSMGGLMRVGLSVVKP